The Pseudomonas baetica genome includes a region encoding these proteins:
- a CDS encoding HU family DNA-binding protein yields the protein MNKSELIDAIAASADIPKAAAGRALDAVIESVTGALKAGDSVVLVGFGTFSVTDRPARTGRNPQTGKSLEIPAAKKPGFKAGKALKEAVN from the coding sequence GTGAACAAGTCGGAACTGATTGATGCTATCGCTGCATCCGCTGATATCCCGAAAGCTGCCGCTGGCCGTGCGCTGGACGCTGTAATCGAATCCGTCACTGGCGCTCTCAAGGCTGGCGACTCCGTAGTTCTGGTCGGTTTCGGTACTTTCTCCGTGACTGATCGTCCGGCTCGTACCGGTCGTAACCCTCAGACCGGCAAGTCTCTGGAAATCCCGGCTGCCAAGAAGCCAGGTTTCAAAGCCGGTAAAGCACTGAAAGAAGCTGTTAACTAA
- the lon gene encoding endopeptidase La, whose protein sequence is MKTTIELPLLPLRDVVVYPHMVIPLFVGREKSIEALEAAMTGDKQILLLAQRNPADDDPGEDALYRVGTIATVLQLLKLPDGTVKVLVEGEQRGTVERFSEVDGHCRAEVSLIEEVDAAERESEVFVRTLLSQFEQYVQLGKKVPAEVLSSLNSIDEPGRLVDTMAAHMALKIEQKQEILEIIDLSARVEHVLALLDAEIDLLQVEKRIRGRVKKQMERSQREYYLNEQMKAIQKELGDGDEGHNEIEELKKRIDAAGLPKDALTKATAELNKLKQMSPMSAEATVVRSYIDWLVQVPWKAQSKVRLDLARAEDILDADHYGLEEVKERILEYLAVQKRVKKIRGPVLCLVGPPGVGKTSLAESIAHATNRKFVRMALGGVRDEAEIRGHRRTYIGSMPGRLIQKMTKVGVRNPLFLLDEIDKMGSDMRGDPASALLEVLDPEQNHNFNDHYLEVDYDLSDVMFLCTSNSMNIPPALLDRMEVIRLPGYTEDEKINIAVKYLSPKQIAANGLKKGELEFDEEAIRDIIRYYTREAGVRGLERQIAKVCRKAVKEHALEKRFSVKVTADLLEHFLGVRKFRYGLAEQQDQIGQVTGLAWTQVGGELLTIEAAVVPGKGQLIKTGSLGDVMVESITAALTVVRSRAKSLGIPLDFHEKRDTHIHMPEGATPKDGPSAGVGMCTALVSALTGIPVRADVAMTGEITLRGQVLAIGGLKEKLLAAHRGGIKIVIIPEENVRDLKEIPDNIKQDLQIKPVKWIDEVLQIALQYAPEPLPDVAPEIVAKDEKRESDSKERISTH, encoded by the coding sequence ATGAAGACAACCATCGAATTGCCTCTCCTGCCATTGCGTGATGTTGTGGTTTATCCGCACATGGTTATCCCGCTGTTCGTGGGGCGCGAGAAATCCATCGAAGCCCTCGAGGCAGCGATGACGGGTGACAAGCAGATCCTGCTGCTGGCCCAGAGAAACCCGGCTGACGATGATCCCGGTGAAGACGCTCTCTATCGCGTAGGTACCATCGCAACTGTGCTGCAACTGCTCAAGTTGCCCGACGGCACCGTCAAGGTGCTGGTCGAGGGTGAGCAGCGCGGTACCGTTGAGCGCTTCAGCGAAGTCGACGGCCACTGCCGTGCCGAAGTCTCCTTGATCGAAGAAGTCGACGCTGCCGAGCGCGAGTCCGAAGTGTTCGTGCGAACGCTGCTGTCGCAGTTCGAACAATATGTGCAGTTGGGCAAGAAAGTCCCGGCTGAAGTCCTGTCATCGCTCAACAGCATTGATGAGCCGGGCCGCCTGGTCGATACCATGGCCGCGCACATGGCGCTGAAAATCGAGCAGAAACAGGAAATCCTCGAAATCATCGATTTGTCGGCGCGGGTCGAGCATGTTCTGGCATTGCTGGACGCCGAGATCGACCTGCTGCAAGTCGAAAAACGCATTCGCGGTCGCGTCAAAAAACAAATGGAGCGCAGCCAGCGCGAGTACTACCTGAATGAGCAGATGAAGGCCATTCAGAAAGAGCTGGGTGACGGTGACGAAGGTCACAACGAAATCGAAGAGCTGAAAAAGCGCATCGATGCTGCCGGCCTGCCGAAAGATGCACTGACCAAAGCCACCGCAGAGTTGAACAAGCTCAAGCAAATGTCACCGATGTCCGCCGAAGCCACGGTAGTGCGCTCCTACATCGACTGGCTGGTGCAAGTACCGTGGAAGGCACAGAGCAAAGTGCGCCTGGATCTGGCCCGTGCGGAAGACATTCTCGATGCCGATCACTATGGTCTGGAAGAGGTCAAGGAGCGTATCCTTGAGTACCTCGCCGTGCAGAAGCGCGTGAAGAAAATCCGTGGCCCGGTGTTGTGCCTGGTGGGTCCTCCGGGCGTGGGTAAAACCTCGCTGGCTGAGTCGATTGCCCATGCGACCAACCGCAAGTTCGTGCGCATGGCCCTCGGTGGCGTGCGTGATGAAGCGGAAATTCGTGGTCACCGCCGGACTTACATCGGTTCGATGCCGGGAAGATTGATTCAAAAGATGACAAAGGTGGGCGTGCGCAACCCGCTGTTCCTGCTCGACGAAATCGACAAAATGGGCAGCGACATGCGTGGCGACCCGGCGTCGGCGTTGCTTGAAGTGCTCGATCCTGAGCAAAACCACAACTTCAACGATCACTATCTGGAAGTCGATTACGACCTTTCCGATGTGATGTTCCTGTGCACCTCCAACTCGATGAACATTCCGCCGGCGCTGCTCGACCGGATGGAAGTCATCCGTCTGCCGGGTTACACCGAAGACGAAAAGATCAACATCGCGGTCAAATACCTGTCGCCAAAACAGATCGCCGCCAATGGTCTGAAGAAAGGCGAGCTGGAATTCGACGAAGAAGCGATCCGCGACATCATCCGTTACTACACCCGTGAAGCCGGTGTTCGTGGCCTCGAACGGCAGATCGCCAAGGTCTGCCGCAAGGCGGTCAAAGAACACGCGCTGGAAAAACGCTTCTCGGTGAAAGTGACAGCTGACTTGCTGGAGCACTTCCTCGGCGTGCGCAAGTTCCGCTACGGTCTGGCTGAGCAACAGGATCAGATCGGTCAAGTGACCGGACTCGCCTGGACTCAGGTTGGCGGCGAACTGTTGACCATCGAAGCCGCTGTTGTGCCGGGCAAGGGTCAGTTGATAAAGACCGGTTCGCTGGGTGATGTAATGGTCGAATCGATCACTGCCGCCCTGACTGTGGTACGCAGTCGCGCGAAGAGTCTGGGCATTCCTCTGGACTTCCACGAGAAGCGCGACACGCATATCCATATGCCGGAAGGCGCGACTCCGAAAGACGGTCCTAGCGCCGGTGTAGGGATGTGCACCGCGCTGGTGTCGGCGTTGACCGGCATTCCGGTACGCGCCGATGTCGCCATGACCGGCGAAATCACTCTGCGTGGTCAGGTGCTGGCAATTGGCGGTTTGAAGGAAAAACTGCTGGCGGCGCATCGCGGCGGAATCAAGATTGTGATTATTCCGGAAGAGAACGTGCGTGATTTGAAGGAGATTCCTGACAATATCAAGCAGGATCTTCAGATTAAACCGGTTAAATGGATTGACGAGGTCCTGCAAATTGCGCTGCAATACGCGCCGGAGCCCTTGCCGGATGTGGCTCCGGAGATAGTTGCCAAGGACGAAAAGCGCGAGTCTGACTCTAAGGAAAGAATTAGCACGCATTAA